The window TCATGGTTTTGTCTGATTTAAGCAATCCTACCAACTCATCTCCAGACGCATTTCTTACTGAAAGTGGTAACATGACTGCGATGCGCTGATTCCTGTAGTTCCGAATGCTATCTACAAGCCTAGCATACGTAGCAGTGCTTTTCCAGGGTGCTGGCGCACCACGCTCCTTCACTCCTTTATAAGGAATTCGCAGCACCATGCCAGATTTCACACCATCTTTCAAGGCAGGATTAAGTGCAATCAAAGAATCTTTTTTAAGCCCAGTCATTTTTTCTAGACTGTACATGGTCATTTTAGGTTGAACTTGATATTCGACATATTGAAGACTGGCTTTTTTTGCTTCGCCCTGCTCCGATTTACGGTCAGTTTTGACCTTAGTGACAGAACTTGATGAAATTTCAGTAACTAATGGGCGGATGCTTTCCTCAACCTCATAAGGAACATTCAATACCATTCCTTCTTGTAAATCTTCAATTCCTGGATTCAAATCATCCAAAATATCAATAGAAATATTATGCTTCTTAGCAACTCGATACTTTCCCTCAGATTTTTGAACACGGTATTTTCCTGGAACTAAGCCTTCTTGACCGGCATATTCTGGTACAGCGTTCGTACTAACTGCGACTGATTCTACAGCTGCGCCTTTCTTAAAAACAGGAATAAGAATCCTGTCTCCTTTTTGAAGCGACTCAGAATACAGTTTTTTATTAGCCTCCTTGATGTCTAGAACGGTGACCTTGTATTCTTTGGCCAGTGTGTACAGCGTTTCTTTACGTTTGACTTTATGCTCTTCGTAGCGCTCTATGGGTCTTTTTGTGATCGTTTTATTTGACTTTGGAATTAACAAAGTCGCCCCTTTTTTCAAACCCATTTTTAGGTCTGGGTTGAGCTCGATCAGTTGCTCTGCAGTAATGTTATACTGGTTAATGATTTTGTAAACGGTATCTCCTTGTTCCACAACATGGCGTTCATAGCCTTGAACTATGGAGGAGTTCGCTTTCGCGAAAGCGAAACAAACCATCATTATTACTGCTATATATTTTATCATTTTATTCCCATTCTATGGTTGCAGGCGGTTTTGAACTGATGTCATACACTACTCTATTAACGCCTTTCACTTTATTTATTATCTCATTGCTGGTATCCTGAAGGAATTTGTAGGGTAAGTCCACCCAGTCTGCTGTCATTCCATCAGTACTTTCCACCGCTCGCAATGCCACACACTTTTCATAGGTGCGTTCATCTCCCATAACTCCTACTGAATTCACAGGAAGTAGAATCACTCCAGCTTGCCATACTTTATCGTATAGTTTCCACTTCTTTAGGTTAGCTATAAAAATAGCATCTGCTTCTTGTAGTAACCGCACCTTTTCTAGATCCACATCTCCCAAAATACGTATAGCAAGTCCTGGTCCAGGAAATGGATGCCTTCCTAATAGGTTCGTTGCCATTCCCATCTCAGCCCCTACACGTCGCACTTCATCTTTAAATAGCATGCGCAATGGCTCAACTATTTTGAGTTTCATGAAATCTGGTAAGCCACCTACATTGTGGTGAGACTTTATCGTTGCACTAGGTCCATTTACTGAAATACTTTCAATAACATCAGGATAAATGGTTCCTTGAGCTAGATAAGTCACATCCTCAATGGCATGCGCTTCATCATCAAAAACCTCAATGAAAGCACGGCCTATAGCCTTGCGTTTCAACTCAGGATCACTGATATCTTTCAACGCATCCATAAATCGTGCCGTCGCATCTACACCTTTTACGTTCAAGCCCATATCCTTGTATTGATGAAGCACTTCATCAAATTCATTTTTGCGCAATAATCCATTGTTTACAAAAATGCAGTACAAGTTTTCACCTATCGCCTTATGAAGCAAAATGGCGGCCACGCTAGAATCTACACCACCGCTTAAACCTAGAACCACTTTGTCCTCTCCTATTTTTTCTTTGAGCTCTGCAACTGTCATATCAACAAAAGCACCCGGTGTCCAGTCTGGAACCACACCTGCAATCTCGATTAAAAAGTTATGCAACAACTGTTTCCCATCGGTACTGTGGTACACTTCTGGGTGAAATTGAATTCCATATGTTTCTTCACCGTCTACTCGGTACGCAGCATTCAATACATCTTGTGTACTAGCCAGAGTTATAGCGTTTGCTGGTAACTCTTTAATAGTATCGCTGTGCGACATCCACACTTGCGAGTTTTCAGTAATGTTTTCGAATAAAGTTTCAGCGTCTTTAACTACTGTCAAATTTGCGCGTCCATATTCTCTGGTGCTCGATGGGGCCACTTTACCACCATGAAAATGAGCTAAATATTGAGCGCCATAGCATACTCCTAGTAAGGGTAGCTTCCCTTTTATATGAGATAAATCTGGGTGCGGCGCATCGTCAGATCGTACAGAAAATGGACTACCTGATAAAATAACCGCCTTAAAGGCAGATAAATCTTGTGGAACTTTATGAAAGGGGTGGATCTCACAGTAAATATTGAGTTCTCTAACACGGCGTGCTATAAGCTGTGTATACTGGGATCCGAAATCTAAAATTAAGACACTGTTTTGCATGCGCAAATTTACTTTATTAAATAAAAAAGATAGACTCTTTAACGTCAGTTATTATTAAACTCATAAAAAACCTAGAGCTCAATCACTGTAAATTGAAAATCTAAGGGGTCTAAGGATTCCTTTAAAATGTTAATCAATTCAGGACCGTAGTCTTTATAGAAATAAGAAAAATTAGCTTGACGTTCTTGTAAACTTTCTTTAGGAAACAAAACCTGCTTTAATTGAAGAGCTCGTGAAATTTGATCGTTCCATTTCCGCTTTTGGGCTTTGATCAATCG of the Nonlabens marinus S1-08 genome contains:
- a CDS encoding LysM peptidoglycan-binding domain-containing protein yields the protein MIKYIAVIMMVCFAFAKANSSIVQGYERHVVEQGDTVYKIINQYNITAEQLIELNPDLKMGLKKGATLLIPKSNKTITKRPIERYEEHKVKRKETLYTLAKEYKVTVLDIKEANKKLYSESLQKGDRILIPVFKKGAAVESVAVSTNAVPEYAGQEGLVPGKYRVQKSEGKYRVAKKHNISIDILDDLNPGIEDLQEGMVLNVPYEVEESIRPLVTEISSSSVTKVKTDRKSEQGEAKKASLQYVEYQVQPKMTMYSLEKMTGLKKDSLIALNPALKDGVKSGMVLRIPYKGVKERGAPAPWKSTATYARLVDSIRNYRNQRIAVMLPLSVRNASGDELVGLLKSDKTMRIATDFYSGMMIARDSARALGVTVDFDVFDTGKNESTAISIVRNNDFKKYNSVIGPLMAKNVVAVAKELKDDDIPVVSPLTNTDVKLYKNLFQARPDEDFLMNRLKNYLVGFAAGKNVIIVSDNKKPQLKNQFTALFPNATVLYPDDNNYISSNKYTSPLVKDRDNVVILAAEEAKIFTGAVSDYGAKARSYNITMVGMEDLDDNSINNLGLAAVNYTYPQINRNTSSENIFASHYFKKHGITPSDYATRGFDVAMDVILRQASADNLYESAMRNGRTVMVENSFEYNKRFLAGFYNEACYILRYQPDLSIEEVQVYERN
- the guaA gene encoding glutamine-hydrolyzing GMP synthase, whose product is MQNSVLILDFGSQYTQLIARRVRELNIYCEIHPFHKVPQDLSAFKAVILSGSPFSVRSDDAPHPDLSHIKGKLPLLGVCYGAQYLAHFHGGKVAPSSTREYGRANLTVVKDAETLFENITENSQVWMSHSDTIKELPANAITLASTQDVLNAAYRVDGEETYGIQFHPEVYHSTDGKQLLHNFLIEIAGVVPDWTPGAFVDMTVAELKEKIGEDKVVLGLSGGVDSSVAAILLHKAIGENLYCIFVNNGLLRKNEFDEVLHQYKDMGLNVKGVDATARFMDALKDISDPELKRKAIGRAFIEVFDDEAHAIEDVTYLAQGTIYPDVIESISVNGPSATIKSHHNVGGLPDFMKLKIVEPLRMLFKDEVRRVGAEMGMATNLLGRHPFPGPGLAIRILGDVDLEKVRLLQEADAIFIANLKKWKLYDKVWQAGVILLPVNSVGVMGDERTYEKCVALRAVESTDGMTADWVDLPYKFLQDTSNEIINKVKGVNRVVYDISSKPPATIEWE